The following proteins come from a genomic window of Candidatus Eremiobacterota bacterium:
- a CDS encoding M28 family peptidase, with the protein MHAPLRVLGALLAASALAAVAPPAPLLGFGAASSARERADEARFLDLPSAQGALDHAAVIAAHPHYAGTPDDRALAEYARDRFAEYGLDARLETFTARVDTPRRLVLELYPDGRIYVPRNGAHRARGVPPVGLDLREAGDPSDPPTLDPAVGLPFNTGSGDGDVVARLVDARRGTPGDFAAVNARGAVALIRYGAAFRGQLAHNAQDAGAVGAIFYDDPADDGALKGPVYPHGPWRPSASVQRGSLGEGIRIPVLPVSADNAGILKSALERGHRPLVHLAVELNRTTATLWNTVGVVRGTSAESVVLGAHRDAWVYGVTDNGAGTIALLEAARGLGYLAKSGWRPKHSIVVALWDGEEIGLRGSTAYANAHAAELRAGCIAYLNADENVTGPTFRAEAVGALGPALIDATRAVADPARYHTTVHDRWSAQKNGIELRTVGGGSDHEPFLFGFGTPVAELGFHGPFGPYHSSYDTLRYATTFSDPGFALHRTVAQLYGILAMRLADSDVPPYAFASYVPVLNAGIVQLETRAKRDGRALELSALRGAVDAFAAAARRADEAIARGGGPGTERTLAAAQAIDATAYGAIGYADVAFPEIAKAYASGDSAATVAAVDHARAAIDRAAALLR; encoded by the coding sequence GTGCACGCGCCGCTGCGGGTCCTCGGAGCACTGCTGGCCGCCTCGGCGCTCGCCGCGGTCGCGCCGCCCGCACCGCTGCTCGGCTTCGGCGCCGCATCGAGCGCGCGCGAGCGCGCCGACGAGGCGCGCTTCCTCGACCTGCCGAGCGCGCAAGGTGCTCTCGACCACGCGGCCGTCATCGCGGCGCACCCGCACTACGCCGGCACACCGGACGACCGCGCGCTCGCCGAGTACGCGCGCGACCGGTTCGCGGAATACGGGCTCGACGCACGGCTCGAAACGTTCACCGCCCGCGTCGACACGCCGCGCCGGCTCGTCCTCGAGCTCTACCCCGACGGACGTATCTACGTCCCGCGCAACGGGGCGCACCGCGCGCGCGGGGTGCCGCCGGTCGGCTTGGATCTGCGCGAAGCCGGCGACCCGAGCGATCCGCCGACGCTCGATCCCGCGGTCGGACTTCCGTTCAACACGGGCTCGGGCGACGGCGACGTCGTCGCGCGCCTCGTCGACGCGCGCCGCGGCACGCCTGGGGATTTCGCCGCGGTGAACGCGCGCGGCGCGGTCGCGCTGATTCGCTACGGCGCGGCGTTTCGCGGGCAGCTCGCGCACAACGCGCAAGACGCCGGCGCGGTCGGCGCGATCTTCTACGACGATCCGGCCGACGACGGCGCGCTCAAGGGTCCGGTCTATCCGCACGGTCCTTGGCGCCCGAGCGCGTCGGTGCAGCGCGGCTCGCTCGGCGAGGGAATTCGCATTCCGGTGCTGCCGGTCAGCGCCGACAACGCGGGCATCCTGAAGAGCGCGCTCGAGCGCGGTCATCGTCCGCTGGTCCATCTCGCCGTCGAGCTGAACCGCACGACGGCGACGCTGTGGAACACGGTCGGCGTCGTGCGCGGAACGAGCGCGGAGAGCGTCGTCCTCGGCGCGCACCGCGACGCGTGGGTGTACGGCGTCACCGACAACGGCGCCGGAACGATCGCGCTGCTCGAAGCGGCACGCGGGCTGGGCTACCTCGCGAAGAGCGGCTGGCGGCCGAAGCACAGCATCGTCGTCGCGCTGTGGGACGGCGAGGAGATCGGGCTGCGCGGTTCGACGGCCTACGCGAACGCGCACGCGGCGGAGCTGCGCGCCGGCTGCATCGCGTACCTGAACGCCGACGAGAACGTCACCGGCCCGACGTTCCGGGCCGAAGCGGTCGGCGCGCTCGGCCCGGCGCTGATCGACGCGACCCGCGCGGTCGCCGATCCGGCGCGCTACCACACGACGGTACACGACCGCTGGAGCGCGCAGAAGAACGGGATCGAGCTACGCACGGTCGGCGGCGGGAGCGATCACGAGCCGTTCTTGTTCGGCTTCGGCACACCGGTCGCGGAGCTGGGATTCCACGGTCCGTTCGGCCCGTACCATTCGAGCTACGACACGCTTCGCTACGCGACGACGTTCAGCGATCCCGGATTCGCGCTGCACCGTACGGTGGCGCAGCTCTACGGGATCCTCGCTATGCGTCTGGCCGATTCCGACGTGCCGCCGTACGCGTTCGCCTCGTACGTCCCGGTGCTGAACGCCGGGATCGTGCAGCTCGAAACGCGCGCCAAGCGTGACGGTCGCGCGCTCGAGCTGAGCGCGCTGCGCGGCGCCGTCGATGCGTTCGCGGCGGCCGCGCGGCGCGCCGACGAGGCGATCGCGCGCGGCGGCGGTCCGGGAACGGAACGCACGCTCGCCGCCGCGCAGGCGATCGACGCGACGGCCTACGGCGCGATCGGCTACGCCGACGTCGCCTTTCCGGAGATCGCGAAAGCCTACGCGAGCGGCGATTCCGCGGCGACCGTTGCCGCGGTCGACCACGCGCGCGCCGCGATCGATCGCGCCGCAGCGCTGCTGCGATAA
- a CDS encoding aminopeptidase P N-terminal domain-containing protein has product MSAFAERRAAVLERLGDGVMIVPAATHALRNHDTEYEYRQNSDFYYLTGFTEPEAVLVLAPHRENERATLFLRQRNRDLEIWNGKRLGVEAAPGALGVDAAYPIEELAQRLPDALAGAHVAYVHLGEDAAFGRTFFAALAAARTKTRRTGFAPDTFVEPAAILHEMRLIKDAGELDAMRRAAAITRLGHVAGMRATRPGLNEYELEAIIEHAYRVNGAQATAYSSIVAGGDNATILHYNTNREVLRAGELVLVDSAAELDLYASDVTRTWPVDGRFTAEQRAVYEIVLAAQKAAIGDVRPGAHVRTAHETALRVLTAGLIELGVLSGSVDEAIEKESYKPYYMHGTGHWIGLDVHDVGSYVLRDGETKRPLEPGMVVTVEPGLYFHRDGEAPERFKGIGVRIEDDVLCGADGPVVLSEGIPKEIDELEAVVGADALAPAH; this is encoded by the coding sequence ATGAGCGCGTTCGCCGAGAGGCGCGCGGCGGTGCTCGAGCGGCTCGGGGACGGCGTGATGATCGTCCCGGCCGCGACGCACGCGCTGCGCAATCACGATACCGAGTACGAGTACCGCCAAAATTCGGACTTCTACTACCTGACCGGCTTCACCGAGCCCGAAGCGGTGCTCGTGCTCGCGCCGCACCGCGAGAACGAGCGCGCGACGCTGTTCCTGCGGCAGCGCAACCGCGATCTGGAGATCTGGAACGGCAAGCGGCTCGGCGTCGAAGCGGCGCCGGGCGCGCTCGGCGTCGACGCGGCATATCCGATCGAAGAGCTCGCGCAGCGGCTTCCCGACGCGCTCGCCGGCGCCCACGTCGCATACGTCCATCTCGGCGAGGACGCTGCGTTCGGCCGCACCTTCTTCGCCGCGCTGGCGGCCGCGCGCACGAAGACGCGGCGCACCGGCTTCGCGCCCGACACCTTCGTCGAGCCGGCGGCGATCCTGCACGAGATGCGGCTGATCAAAGACGCCGGCGAGCTCGACGCGATGCGCCGCGCGGCGGCGATCACCCGGCTCGGACACGTCGCGGGGATGCGCGCGACGCGGCCCGGGCTGAACGAGTACGAGCTCGAGGCGATCATCGAGCACGCCTACCGCGTGAACGGTGCGCAGGCCACCGCCTATTCTTCGATCGTGGCCGGCGGCGACAACGCGACGATCCTGCACTACAACACCAATCGCGAGGTGCTCCGCGCAGGCGAGCTGGTGCTGGTCGACTCCGCCGCCGAGCTCGACCTGTACGCCTCGGACGTGACGCGCACGTGGCCGGTCGACGGCCGGTTCACCGCCGAGCAGCGCGCGGTCTACGAGATCGTTCTCGCCGCCCAGAAAGCGGCGATCGGCGACGTGCGGCCCGGCGCGCACGTGCGCACCGCGCACGAAACCGCGCTGCGCGTCCTCACCGCCGGGCTGATCGAGCTCGGCGTGCTGAGCGGCTCGGTCGACGAAGCGATCGAGAAGGAAAGCTACAAACCGTACTACATGCACGGCACCGGGCACTGGATCGGCCTCGACGTGCACGACGTCGGTTCGTACGTGCTGCGCGACGGCGAGACGAAACGGCCGCTCGAGCCCGGCATGGTCGTCACCGTCGAGCCGGGGTTGTACTTCCACCGCGACGGCGAGGCGCCGGAGCGTTTCAAAGGGATCGGCGTGCGCATCGAAGACGACGTGCTGTGCGGCGCGGACGGTCCGGTCGTGCTCAGCGAGGGGATTCCGAAAGAGATCGACGAGCTCGAAGCGGTCGTCGGCGCCGACGCGCTGGCGCCCGCGCACTAG
- a CDS encoding GDSL family lipase, which translates to MQAVPPTPPAIVSPSPAPVPSGPWIAAQRPWSTAKWLAQHDAFVTRARQGNVDVVFLGDSIAAFFQQRAPEVWNSEIAPFGNVVDFGIEGDRTQFVLWRVQNGELDGTNARAVVLMIGTNNLATATPENVARGVASIVDAVRAKLPNAVIVLNGLFPRGDPNDPLRAKAADVNARLAQLADGAHVRWLDAGPGFLTADGTINAMLMPDKLHPSPEGYGVWAAALRPLLGEVLAQPRA; encoded by the coding sequence GTGCAAGCTGTTCCGCCGACACCGCCCGCGATCGTCTCACCGTCACCGGCGCCTGTGCCCAGCGGGCCGTGGATCGCCGCGCAGCGGCCGTGGTCGACCGCGAAGTGGCTCGCGCAGCACGACGCGTTCGTCACGCGCGCGCGGCAGGGAAACGTCGACGTCGTTTTCCTCGGCGACTCGATCGCGGCGTTCTTTCAGCAGCGCGCGCCCGAGGTGTGGAACAGCGAGATCGCGCCGTTCGGCAACGTCGTCGACTTCGGGATCGAGGGCGACCGCACGCAGTTCGTGCTGTGGCGGGTGCAGAACGGCGAGCTCGACGGAACGAACGCGCGCGCCGTCGTGCTGATGATCGGAACGAACAACTTGGCGACCGCGACGCCGGAGAACGTCGCGCGCGGCGTCGCGTCGATCGTCGACGCGGTCCGCGCGAAGCTGCCGAACGCGGTGATCGTGCTGAACGGCCTCTTCCCGCGCGGCGATCCGAACGATCCGCTGCGTGCAAAGGCCGCCGACGTCAACGCACGTCTCGCGCAGCTCGCCGACGGCGCGCACGTGCGCTGGCTCGACGCCGGCCCCGGATTTCTCACCGCCGACGGCACGATCAACGCGATGCTGATGCCCGACAAGCTGCACCCCTCACCCGAAGGTTACGGAGTCTGGGCCGCCGCGCTGCGCCCGCTGCTCGGCGAGGTGCTCGCGCAGCCGCGTGCGTAG
- a CDS encoding acyltransferase → MVLGNVQALRAIAALMVVVVHAYAVESTYLPGRPWTTPFHILGTYGVDLFFVISGLVMLVSTADWFGESAAPRRFLTRRATRIYPPYWIVTALVLVVYVIAPSVTGAHRSARPEILASFLALPQQGEPLLVVGWTLSYELVFYAVFALALRFRRRFLPLVTAVWLLSIVLIGALGSHENPWVRVLGSWFNLEFVFGMAIGALVLKRAFAAPRALFAVALGLIVVVCVVTAYSGREYFTVEWWRPWAVGLPMALLVYASLGLENAGAVVPRWLRAQGDASYALYLWHVLVLGALGVALHRIHLHGTPARIAIVFGGYALAIAFSFAAYRWIERPLLRLARKYLERDATQINRKAVAPSG, encoded by the coding sequence GTGGTGCTCGGGAACGTCCAGGCGCTGCGCGCGATCGCCGCCCTGATGGTGGTCGTCGTCCACGCCTACGCGGTCGAGTCGACGTACCTCCCCGGCCGCCCTTGGACGACGCCCTTCCACATCCTCGGCACCTACGGCGTCGACCTGTTCTTCGTCATCAGCGGCCTGGTGATGCTGGTCTCGACCGCGGACTGGTTCGGCGAAAGCGCCGCCCCGCGCCGGTTCCTCACGCGGCGCGCGACGCGCATCTACCCGCCGTACTGGATCGTAACCGCGCTGGTTCTCGTTGTCTACGTCATCGCGCCGAGCGTCACCGGCGCGCACCGCAGCGCGCGGCCGGAGATTCTCGCCTCGTTCCTCGCGCTGCCGCAGCAGGGTGAGCCGCTGCTCGTCGTCGGCTGGACGCTGAGCTACGAGCTCGTCTTCTACGCGGTGTTCGCGCTCGCGCTGCGGTTCCGGCGGCGGTTCCTGCCCCTCGTGACCGCGGTGTGGCTGCTCTCGATCGTGCTGATCGGCGCGCTCGGATCGCACGAGAATCCGTGGGTGCGCGTTCTCGGGAGCTGGTTCAACCTGGAGTTCGTGTTCGGGATGGCGATCGGCGCGCTCGTGCTGAAGCGCGCGTTCGCCGCGCCGCGCGCGCTGTTCGCCGTGGCGCTCGGACTGATTGTCGTGGTGTGTGTGGTGACGGCGTACTCCGGGCGCGAGTATTTCACCGTGGAGTGGTGGCGGCCGTGGGCCGTCGGGCTGCCGATGGCGCTGCTCGTGTACGCTTCGCTCGGGCTCGAGAACGCGGGAGCCGTTGTGCCGCGCTGGCTGCGCGCGCAAGGCGACGCGAGCTATGCGCTCTACCTTTGGCACGTGCTCGTGCTCGGCGCGCTTGGGGTGGCGCTGCACCGCATTCACCTGCACGGAACGCCGGCGCGCATCGCGATCGTGTTCGGCGGTTACGCGCTGGCGATCGCGTTCTCGTTCGCCGCGTACCGCTGGATCGAGCGGCCGCTGCTGCGGCTCGCGCGCAAGTATCTGGAGCGGGACGCAACGCAGATCAACCGGAAAGCCGTCGCGCCGAGCGGCTGA
- a CDS encoding TIGR01777 family oxidoreductase, translating to MRVTVLGASGFIGSHLSAALRARGDEVVEASVRDPARAAAASAGSDVVVNLAGAPVAVRWTEQAKREMRQSRVDATRAYLDALERSTGRPSAYVGGSAIGYYGTSPTAVFTESSPPGADLLAQLCVDWEAQTDRAAALGMRIAKIRTGLVLGTHGGILGKLLPVFRLGLGGVVASGEQWFSWIHVDDEVGILVHAIDGAAGILNATAPNPVTNRQFTRALGRAVRRPTILPVPAFAGRVMFGQGAFMLNEGQRVVPQRTQASGYVFRHPDLDEALRSLLG from the coding sequence ATGCGCGTGACCGTTTTGGGCGCCAGCGGGTTCATCGGTAGCCATCTCTCGGCGGCGTTGCGCGCACGAGGCGACGAGGTGGTGGAGGCTAGCGTGCGCGATCCGGCGCGCGCCGCTGCCGCAAGCGCCGGCAGCGACGTCGTGGTGAACCTCGCCGGCGCGCCGGTCGCGGTGCGCTGGACCGAACAGGCGAAGCGCGAGATGCGGCAATCGCGCGTCGACGCGACGCGGGCCTATCTCGACGCGCTGGAGCGCTCGACCGGGCGGCCGAGCGCGTACGTCGGCGGCTCCGCGATCGGCTACTACGGGACCAGCCCGACGGCGGTCTTCACCGAATCGAGCCCGCCCGGCGCCGATCTTCTCGCGCAGCTCTGCGTCGACTGGGAAGCGCAGACCGACCGCGCGGCCGCGCTGGGAATGCGCATCGCGAAGATCCGCACCGGGCTGGTGCTCGGCACGCACGGCGGCATCCTCGGGAAGCTGCTGCCGGTGTTCCGGCTCGGGCTCGGCGGCGTCGTCGCGAGCGGCGAGCAGTGGTTTTCCTGGATCCACGTCGACGACGAAGTGGGGATCCTCGTGCATGCGATCGACGGAGCCGCCGGCATCCTCAACGCGACCGCGCCGAACCCGGTGACGAACCGCCAGTTCACGCGCGCGCTGGGCCGCGCCGTCCGGCGGCCGACGATCTTGCCGGTCCCGGCGTTCGCCGGCCGGGTGATGTTCGGCCAGGGCGCGTTCATGCTGAATGAGGGCCAGCGCGTCGTCCCGCAGCGCACCCAGGCCAGCGGCTACGTCTTCCGGCACCCCGACCTCGACGAGGCCCTGCGCTCGCTGCTGGGCTGA
- a CDS encoding long-chain fatty acid--CoA ligase yields MSDQPLSIRAIFEHAMKTHPRKQIVSRDGAEVRRFTYAEFGKRVAKLANALRALGVQPGDRVASFAWNGYRHLELYYAVPMIGAVLHTVNIRLFPDQIAFVLTHAGDRIVFYDGSLVKAVKAAAALDPESGRTFVQMGSSPEPFEGALDYETLVAGEPETYDWPEIDERAAALLCYTSATTGDPKGVLFSHRSTFIHALAAGLADALGITERDRVLPIVPMFHVNAWGTPFMCLMVGADFIMPMERLDPAGVIELIENERVTFSAGVPTVWMGVRDMLRAQGKTLPTLKRLVCGGSAMPHALVDDLNALGIEAIHAWGMTEMSPIGTVSRDIAELADNPELQKGERYKQGRFSPIVQWRIVDEHGKDVAQDGVARGELWVRGYAVAKEYYNNPSATAAGFEPDGWFHTGDVVTIDKYGYIEIVDRVKDFIKSGGEWISSVEVENLMMSHPGLKEACVFGVPHPKWQERPVAAVVPREGEEVDEAAVLAWLSDKLAKWQTPDRVLFVEAIPRTGVGKFLKRDLRERYKGLFTDTRPSDRNASR; encoded by the coding sequence ATGTCCGACCAGCCGCTCTCGATCCGCGCGATCTTCGAGCACGCGATGAAGACGCACCCGCGCAAGCAGATCGTCTCGCGCGACGGCGCCGAGGTGCGGCGGTTCACGTACGCCGAGTTCGGCAAGCGCGTCGCGAAGCTGGCGAACGCGCTGCGCGCGCTCGGCGTGCAGCCGGGCGATCGTGTCGCGTCGTTCGCCTGGAACGGCTACCGCCACTTGGAGCTGTACTACGCCGTCCCGATGATCGGCGCGGTGCTGCACACGGTGAACATTCGGCTCTTCCCGGATCAAATCGCGTTCGTGCTCACGCACGCCGGCGATCGCATCGTCTTCTACGACGGTTCGCTGGTGAAGGCGGTCAAAGCCGCTGCGGCGCTCGATCCCGAGAGCGGCAGAACGTTCGTTCAAATGGGATCCTCGCCGGAGCCGTTCGAGGGCGCGCTCGACTACGAGACGCTGGTCGCCGGCGAGCCCGAGACGTACGACTGGCCGGAGATCGACGAGCGCGCCGCCGCGCTGCTGTGCTACACCTCGGCGACGACCGGCGATCCGAAGGGCGTGCTGTTCTCGCACCGCTCGACGTTCATTCACGCGCTCGCCGCCGGGCTCGCCGACGCGCTCGGGATCACCGAGCGCGACCGCGTGCTGCCGATCGTGCCGATGTTCCACGTCAACGCGTGGGGGACGCCGTTCATGTGCCTGATGGTCGGCGCGGACTTCATCATGCCGATGGAGCGGCTCGACCCGGCCGGCGTGATCGAGCTGATCGAGAACGAGCGGGTGACGTTCTCCGCCGGCGTCCCGACAGTGTGGATGGGCGTGCGCGACATGCTGCGCGCGCAAGGCAAGACGCTCCCGACGCTCAAGCGCCTGGTGTGCGGCGGCTCTGCGATGCCGCACGCGCTGGTCGACGATTTGAACGCGCTCGGGATCGAGGCGATCCACGCCTGGGGGATGACCGAGATGTCGCCGATCGGCACGGTGAGCCGCGACATCGCCGAGCTGGCGGACAATCCCGAGCTGCAGAAGGGTGAGCGCTACAAACAGGGCCGGTTCTCGCCGATCGTGCAGTGGCGGATCGTTGACGAGCACGGCAAGGACGTCGCGCAGGACGGCGTCGCGCGCGGTGAGCTATGGGTGCGCGGCTACGCCGTCGCCAAGGAGTACTACAACAACCCGAGCGCGACCGCGGCGGGATTCGAGCCCGACGGCTGGTTCCACACCGGCGACGTCGTGACGATCGACAAGTACGGCTACATCGAGATCGTCGACCGGGTGAAAGACTTCATCAAGTCCGGCGGCGAGTGGATATCCTCGGTGGAGGTGGAGAACTTGATGATGAGCCATCCGGGCCTCAAGGAAGCCTGCGTTTTCGGCGTCCCCCACCCGAAGTGGCAAGAGCGCCCCGTCGCCGCGGTCGTCCCCCGCGAAGGTGAAGAAGTCGACGAAGCCGCCGTGCTGGCCTGGCTTTCGGACAAGCTCGCCAAATGGCAAACCCCGGACCGCGTGCTCTTCGTCGAAGCCATCCCGCGCACGGGAGTCGGCAAGTTCCTCAAGCGCGACCTGCGCGAGCGGTACAAGGGTCTGTTTACGGACACGAGACCTAGCGACCGGAACGCATCACGATGA
- a CDS encoding IS3 family transposase (programmed frameshift), translating into MRKTRFTESQIVAILREHDAGSSFVELGRRHGVHPNTISAWKAKYGGMNSSEIARGRALEDENARMKRIIANLSLENDAMKELIGKKLLGPSQRKAAVRALQELGLSERAACRLARCPRSVAQYRVRRVDDPRLLERLNALAHERRRFGYRRLTLMLRREGFAVNHKRVHRIYRAHGLQLRARRKRGVRYVRGNAVLAVSRPNERWSLDFVHDVLASGRKFRTLTIVDDFTREAIGTEVDFSLTGERVVRVLSKLAAERGLPPTLKFDNGSEFTSNAMLSWAAQANVELHFIDPGRPMQNGSVESFNGRFRDELLNEHVFPTIFHARAAIEAWRIDYNRHRPHTSLAGLTRAEFIEQHFDISNSRSLVA; encoded by the exons ATGCGGAAGACCCGCTTCACCGAATCGCAGATCGTCGCGATCCTGCGCGAGCACGATGCCGGCAGCTCGTTCGTCGAGCTCGGCCGCCGCCACGGCGTGCACCCGAACACGATCTCGGCCTGGAAGGCCAAGTACGGCGGCATGAACAGCAGCGAGATCGCCCGTGGTCGCGCGCTCGAGGACGAGAACGCGCGCATGAAACGCATCATCGCGAACCTCTCGCTCGAAAACGACGCGATGAAGGAACTGATCG GCAAAAAACTCCTGGGGCCCTCGCAGCGAAAAGCCGCGGTGAGGGCCCTCCAAGAGCTCGGTCTGAGCGAGCGGGCCGCGTGCCGGCTGGCTCGATGCCCCCGATCGGTTGCTCAGTACCGCGTCCGTCGTGTCGACGATCCGCGTCTGCTTGAGCGGCTGAACGCGCTCGCGCACGAGCGGCGACGGTTCGGCTACCGGCGGCTCACGTTGATGTTGCGTCGTGAAGGGTTTGCCGTCAACCACAAGCGCGTGCATCGGATCTACCGTGCGCACGGGCTGCAGCTACGCGCGCGTCGCAAGCGCGGCGTGCGCTACGTCCGCGGAAACGCTGTTCTGGCAGTTTCACGTCCGAACGAGCGCTGGTCGCTCGACTTCGTGCACGACGTCTTGGCGAGCGGACGGAAGTTCCGCACGCTTACGATCGTCGACGACTTCACACGGGAAGCGATCGGGACTGAAGTGGACTTCTCGCTCACAGGCGAGCGCGTCGTACGCGTGCTTTCAAAACTGGCCGCCGAGCGCGGACTTCCACCGACGCTCAAGTTCGACAACGGATCGGAGTTCACGAGCAATGCGATGCTGAGCTGGGCCGCCCAAGCCAACGTCGAGCTGCACTTCATAGACCCTGGCAGACCGATGCAAAACGGCAGCGTCGAAAGCTTCAACGGGCGCTTTCGCGACGAGCTGCTCAACGAGCACGTCTTTCCGACGATCTTCCATGCGCGCGCCGCGATCGAGGCCTGGCGGATCGATTACAACCGCCATCGGCCGCATACTTCGCTCGCCGGCTTGACGCGGGCCGAGTTCATCGAGCAACATTTTGACATCTCAAACTCACGGTCACTCGTGGCCTGA